GTAACAGTCCGTAACGGGCACTCGAACCACCAAGTAGTCATCTGTCAAGGAATGGTAACCAAATCCATATAGATGATCAAAAACATTGGTGTCAACAACAGGAGATGAAAGTATTGGTTTGTGGACATGTGTGGATGGATTCCACAGGTAGAGACTATCATTCCACGGGTGCTGATAACCAATATTCCTAATCCAGGTGATTAGCAGAAAGCCTCTACACGAACCGTGAATCGAAATACAGTTACGAGGCAAGGATAAATCATGATAATTAGACAAAAAGTGACAATTGATTGGTTGAGAAACACGATGAGATTGAAGCGGTCCCTCTAAGTCAATGGTTCGAATGGCATGAGAGTCAGCGAAAAGGAGTGAAGGAGCAGCACGTTGAAAATGTAATGATGCAAAGAGGGGATCGGATATGAGAGATCTCCATAACTTGCACACAGCCTTGAATCGTACAATAGACTTCACCGGCAACCTCAAAAGGATTTCAATTATCAAATCTCGATCCATGTCAATATGCAGTGTTTGAATCTGAatctgaattgaattgaattcacAAAGTGAGATTGATAGATAGATACAGTAGCAATAGCAATTGttgtttgggtttagggtttacaaATTACAACTGTGATCGATCAAATGATTTACCTCGATGGTAGACACAGACGCGGCTTCCGGCGGACTCGCACCGTCAGAGGACATGGATGAACGGACAGAGTAATGCGGGGGCTGCAATGGCGGAAGGAAAGGCGGCGCGTCGCTTAATTGGAGGagttttccttctttttttttttttttggtcaaagatgGACTTTCCAATAAAAAAAGCCGGCAAAAGCCCAGCAGAGGAACAAGGAAACCAGATACACACAAGGCACNNNNNNNNNNNNNNNNNNNNNNNNNNNNNNNNNNNNNNNNNNNNNNNNNNNNNNNNNNNNNNNNNNNNNNNNNNNNNNNNNNNNNNNNNNNNNNNNNNNNCATGTCAAAATCGTACTCTAGACCACTTG
This is a stretch of genomic DNA from Lotus japonicus ecotype B-129 chromosome 1, LjGifu_v1.2. It encodes these proteins:
- the LOC130727564 gene encoding F-box/kelch-repeat protein At3g23880-like, giving the protein MSSDGASPPEAASVSTIEIQIQTLHIDMDRDLIIEILLRLPVKSIVRFKAVCKLWRSLISDPLFASLHFQRAAPSLLFADSHAIRTIDLEGPLQSHRVSQPINCHFLSNYHDLSLPRNCISIHGSCRGFLLITWIRNIGYQHPWNDSLYLWNPSTHVHKPILSSPVVDTNVFDHLYGFGYHSLTDDYLVVRVPVTDCYQPTHLPDVQFFSLRANMWKYTEGVDLPPLTTIEPCHGLLFNEAIHWAVSNWVDGVTNMFIIAFDLMEKRLLEIPMPHGLLFPCFELWVHGRFLSLSIMQRDGTCEIWVMKKYKVQTSWTKTLVLSTEIYHFPICSTKGGDIVIYSGSKVKKYSGEGVEQEEQLEYPNHCGLLDASVPIYTESMLSLPDVSD